In the genome of Carassius carassius chromosome 12, fCarCar2.1, whole genome shotgun sequence, the window ctttgcgtgttttgaagcgcgggcgcgcacgagttgtaataacagtgaaggtctcagagcaatgtcattaaaaggttcaatcggtccgcattattaaaagagaaaaacttgctcacttcaatacactatattccgcatgagattgcatacaccagaaaacaaatgttacgaaaacggtttcaggtaggccatgttcattcatttctatcgtccgtttgagctctgtgcacttttttcgttcgggaaacggtttgtaaaaagcatttcacatgtacagggtgagcagtgcacaaacgcagggttaattgtaacactacaagatttaaacatttccacataacaaaatgcacaaaaaaataatgcaatactccttgacgtatcatctctttttagagaaaaatttgccaaagttcagaaatcttttgaagatattgctgaacattaatttaaccattgctaaaataaatttctgcctgaacttaatgtcatccagttttttttttttgttgtttatttaaaacgagacacatgtttattattattttttacctatttcacaattattttaatctccaaacagttttagatagttctgctttgcttcttatgctttttctaaaaaaagtgttggattgtgctccgttctcaccgacacacacggaaggatcgtgaatgcattttctgcaacaaaacacagcagcgcagattacagttcactggagtgagcctgtttaacgtttttatggacactacatattctaaagtctgtaaacaaaaattaaaacttaaatattaatagtgatttttttcaggtgtaggcctactctaaaataaaaaggttttttttcttaaatacttcatttctgtcatcaaacttttaagtaagattaggcttaaagtaatatcaacctttttttttcctcaaatattgtggtgggtcatgaaatagattacacttgtctaggtgggtcgtggaatggaaaagtttgggaaccactggtgtagGGTACGAGCCACCAgcgtttcccagtctggaatctgaagtcgcggtcccctccgctcacgcatttgtccagaggtgtcaccgaacctggaccagagcccgcgagactctgctctgggtgagggagcgcactaaggccaaggccgatcgccaccggtcaaagcctcccgtctacgccgtgggtcaaaaagtgtggctttctaccagtaacattcttCTGCGATCTGTTTAGCGATCCgtttagctcccaaatttatcggcccgttcactatcaccaaaatcattagtccggcgacagtccacctcaaactacctcctgcgtacaagaggatacaccccgcctttcatgtgtccaaaattaaacccgtgttttatgcacgtattaatccgcctactccagTTCCCCCGccaccgcgtctcgtagatggggaaccgacatattcggttaatcgtattctggactcgagacggaggggacgtggattccagtatctggtggcctgggaaggttacggtccggaggagaggagttgggtacctgctagggacatattggatcactcccttattgatgactacaatcagcaggtaggcccttctgggaactccaggaggagttcttagaggTGGGGTTACTGTCACGgctggtaaaccgtgatctcggggtgtttacaCTTTGTTTTGAATTCTATGTGttccgcgtctgcactgattagttgtgggcgtctccgttaattgtatcagcaacagctgtcattcattactcatccactatataatggcttgtctcacgtcttgtgtttgtgagatcgttgtctaATGTTTGATGTGGTTCCCCTGTTCATTGGCTCTCAGTGCGTTTGtgtttggatgtctgtgtttcccTAGAACCTCATCGTCTCTCCACAcattcactcagccacggacacttaccttcggctctattccccgcagttcctgtgccatcctctcctgctgcttcACGCCGTCATCATTCggattactcaccttctctccgccatcagCTGGATTCCTCACCTCTTCACCATCCCCTCGGAGTGTCGCTGTCTCATCatcattgtttgtttatgtacTCACTTTATATCTTTTCATTAAATCAGTAAACTTGCATTTGCTTCCAGACTGTCCTTTCACCCACCGTCAcagtacaggatctaataaacatgttgttggtttagatacagtgataagtttatttagctcttcctgtcctatatttgtaaagcactgcagtttacctttgggtgcgatggatgaaactgaagtgttagacgctgtagaatctacattcgctactgtatttctaatgttatctattttatcagtgaagaaattcataaagtcattactactaaacgttggtggaatatttgaatcaggtggcgtctggtaatttgttaatttagccactgtgctaaataaaaaccttggattgttttggttattttcaatgagtttgtggatatgctctgccctagcagtttttagagcctgtctatagctggacatactgtttttccatgcaatcctaaaaacttccaagttagtttttctccatttgcgttcaagactatgagttactttcttgagagagtgagtattactgttataccatagCACTGTATGTTTTTCTCTTACCTTTTTCAaattgatgggggcaacagcttctaatgtattagagaaaatagtgcccatgttgtcagtcatttcgtctaattcatgtgtatttttgggtacaaatagcaattgagatagatcaggcaggttatttgcgattctgtctttggtggctggaacaatagttctgcccagacggtaacgctgagacatatagttaatatcagtgatacgcagcatgcacaatacaaggaaatggtctgtaacattaTCACTTTGAgatacgatatctatagcagtaagatcgattccatgcgatataattaaatctagtgtatgattaaaacgatgagtgggcccggtgacattttgcttgactccaaaagagattattaggtcagtaaacgcaagtcctaatgcatcatttgtattatcaacgtgaatattaaaatctcccatgattagcaccttatcagctgtaaccagaaggtctgagaggaaatctgcaaattcttttaggaattctgtatacggccctggtggtctatacacagtagccagagcaagagatacattagatacATCAGCACGGGTTGAGTAGTCAGATTACCGTATGTATACATTGCATCTCTAATAGATTTTCGATTAAATTAATAAGATTTTGTTTATACAGTATTATGTTTTAATaagagtatttttatttatgttttaataagaTCTATTGCTCTGTAGCTCttgtgtgctgtttttttttcttttctttttttgtgcagtGACCAAAACCTTAGTGGTCATGTAAGGTGCTAATATAGGGTGAGCTCTTAAACAGAGCCACCTGCAGAAAAGAAGACACAATTATACCTGTCCTAGTTATTGCCCTTGCCCTCAATACATTTTAGGTGCTCTTAAATGAGTTAAAAGAACAATTCTCAACATAACTTGTGTGCAAGAGGATGCACCCCATTGAGCTTCACATACAACTTAGTTCCCTAAATTTATCACCTCCAAGCCTTTTGAAGATCCACAGTTATACACTATTTAGCAGCACTTTGGGTGCATTAaatgaaaattgtaaaaaataaataaataaaaattatactatCTTCCTATTACCAAAAAAAGAGCTTTCATCGACTCAGAATATTAAACTACCTGGTGCATCCATTCCCCAGCTAACTAATGGGCAACACAGCAAGTGAGAAGACGCTAACACTGGTATGATGCAAATAGACTGTACTGGGATTTAAAATTTTGTTAGACACAGAGACATGTTGATTAGAGAATGTTTAAAGAATTATGAGAAGACAGTGTTAAGGTGACTGCATGCATATGGAAATGAAATTGCATGAAGTGCCCCgcaaaaaacaatgcattttttacagtctggTTTAAATAAAGTGGTATTACAGCTTTTAGTTCATGCAGCACactgttaatatatattttacctgcCAACAAAATATGTATTCAGCTCAAGGAGCTAATCTGACTTCTGACTTCTGAATCCATTCTACTTCTGTAAGGGTAGGattgattttattgattgaatctTGGAAGTGAACATTCCAAACCAGAATGAAGCCAGATGAAGTTCTTCCTCTAAAACATCTCAAAccattattttctatttattaccAATCTTTTGTCAGCTGAAtcccattttaaatatttacatgaagTACTCCTTGAGaggttaatatttcaataatttaatgacacatttgcatgtttatgaTTCTCTGATGTCAGTTAATAGCCACATGACATGCACGTTCTAGATAcaatatttaatgtgtgtgtgtgtgtgtgttttacttttACTTGGACTTTAAAGTGGATTTAAACCTCTTTTTAGTTGTGATAGTGTCTCTGACCCAATCAAcccatgttttaactttaaatgtacaaatgaaGACTTTGAAAattgtactttaaaataaaaaataaaaaactacaagttacaatactaatatttatgtctTAAATTCATCACTTTCAAACATGCAAAATCTTCAGATTTTATGTTGGCAAAAAAACTGGAGAAATGCTGATAAAAATGTTGGGAATAAGGAAAACCACAGCCTTTGACTGATAATGACAagcatcattatcacatgattcaaatttttttttttttatctttccatTCGATATATTTAGTTATTGGCTTTTTTATCAACTGATGAACTCCCAGGGTTTTGCGTTTGGGAAACATGCCTTATCAGGACTACATTCATTGTAATGCTGTATAACTTACAGAGATTGTGTGAGAACAATACAGACATTTTTTAcgtaaacatgtttaaaattaaaaagtacatCTGTAAAGCCCAAACTTACCTTTCTTAGGCTTTAATGTGGTGTCTAACTTTAGCATGGGATCATTTATATCACTGTTAACAAGAATTAATAATCCTTGTGGCCTAGGTGACTTCAGCTTTTGTCTGACTAACTGTGCTCACCCTGTGATTGTGGTATGAATTAAGATTTCATTTGACAGAAGTCATGGGGGGAATTCTTCAAAGGATTTATATAAATGGAATGGCAAAGTTCTAATATTGTAGGGATTTCAATTACTTAACAGTTTATTCTGCATTAAATGTACCCAGATGAGACATCCTGTACAACAAAAAGTAATGTACAATAACAACATGGTAAAAGAGGTGAAGAATCGCTTAATACACCGAAGTACAGTATATCTTTAACATGACTGGTACCACAGCTTCATGTGCCAGTACCAATTTAATTCCCATTTTTATGTCGAAGCCAGTAACAAGGTAATCTGTACGTCTGGCTAGCAGCAGAAGGAAATGTGATCTGTCTTGGCTTAGTGCTTATTTAGATAAGACATGTGGAGTTGGTTATAGAGTCTGAGACAGAGTAACATTGCAGTCATGCTCTTCTCTACAGACTGTCAGTGATAGCCGGCTCCGGCCGAGAGCTGCTGCACGGGATACTTTGAACTTACAGGTCCACAGTTGCCCCTTAGAACAACAGCTGcccaatcaaataaataaatgtgattgctAAAGCAACATTAAGCCAATTAAATCGAGCAGCTATAAAAGAGCCAAACACAAATCACATGGGAACATCAGCCAAATGTTTCAGTTATACCTATGAGAAAAACGAGTGCATTATAATAGCGAGCCCATAGTTGCAATTAATAAAAGAACTGCTAGATATAACAGACCAAACTGAAAGAGTAGCGTCACTTTCAACGTTATTTTCTTTCTAGGTTTATAAACTTAAGCCTGTAACAGCAACTCTGCACACATTTCATGGGACAGCACCTTGTACTGCAGTCgtcatattttttttcagcatatgCAGTGCTGTATCTGTGATCAAAGTCTAAGAATCGCAACAACAGATCAAGAGTGTGCTGAGACTGTTAACTGAATGACTCAAAAGGCTTGTGGTACATGTGATACATTCACTGACACTGTTTCTATTTAGATCATTCCATGGGAATATAAAACCGATTTTGTCATTTACAGACGTACATCCCTCTGGGCCATGCTCATTTTATCGTGTGTTGCAGAGCATTTGTGGCTGTGCCGTTTATGGTTTCTGATTTTCTCTAATTGGTACTATGTTGCAGTAATCTGAAGTTGCCCAGTACTTTTTCACTGGGGCCTGTGAAGAAACTGCAGTTGTTTTTGCGATGAATTTTACAACTTCATAACTACATATTCTCATtacattacacaatattacttATAGTATTAAGTCAACAAACACAGTTATTAGAGCAAAATGAAGTGCACATATAATAGTACATATTAGTGCACAAAGTAAAGTACATTTTCTtggaaaaaacatatttaaagaaaaaaaaagatgagtgTAAGCATACTTCCATCATGTGAAAAAGAGCAGAACAATAAGTGGGAATTAATCTGCCTTTTTCTGTAAAGTTTTGTACATTTGCAGCATTGTGCAACTTTTCGACTCAACAACTCGACCTTAACGTGTCCCTTCTCTTTGTTTTCCTAGGTGGAAAAAGTAGCTGTGATAGCGAGGCTATCTCTGAGGGAAAGGAATTTATGATGCATGTTGCTGTGTTATATGCCTGGGCTACTGAAGAGGAAAGTGCTGTCTGCTTTAAGGTGTCATTAATGAGGATGCTCTTTGTGATTACATCAGAGATTTCTGCATAACcacatttatatgtaatttaaaaacaaatgttttgccataaaaatattttcaatttcaCTTTGAGGTTTCACTAAAGgctaatgttttaaatgtatcaaatctagcTGCAAATCATCATAATTACTATTTACTACagttttcagcaagttttatatagAACAATAAATAATAGTGtttgagtacacacacacacctaggctacacacatttttaatcaatttatttgtttgtttgtaaaactatcgattacatttttatatttttgtaagattgagctccctgtaataattgTTTATGATTAATTGTCGTCAGATATGTCCATTGTCCTGtcttttgagtgagtgagtgagtgagaagtaagagtaaataattaaataaatatatttataaactcGTCAGTATTTCACGCCCTAATTGATTATTTGGTAAGCtcggaaaaaaattataatcagctGATCATTAAATAAACCTGTAAAGATCTCCTGATTTATTTTGCGACTGTGACCGACTAGCTGCCCATTAtgccattacatttattttttcaacaatTTTTACACCATGGGATCTGTTAAGATAGCCTAGGTTTCATGACATTATGTTTTCTTgaagcttttgtttttattttagtaaaggtCACTACATAAAGTCTTCATAAAGTCTTTTCGCCGTATTTTCTAACAAACAGCATCAAACACTAGATTAAAAGCGCATGTTTTTGTTTGTCTGCTTTAAACCAGACAGTCCTAGTTAATTGCCTGTGCTGAGCTAAGCCTCAATGCACCTATAAAATGTTATCCGTGAAATAGGCAGGTTACATTCGAGGACTCCACTGGAGATGATCCAGTCCCGCCTGCAGCCAGACGCACAGTAGCTGAATGGACACGAGCCCGCCAGACTCATTGGGAAAGACGAGATTCGCGCTGTATTCATGTTCCGGGGTGCGCGCGAAAGCCTAGTGTAGGGCTGATACAGAGGAGAGCTGCAGCTGCTGAGCACAGTGCTGCTGAATATGAGCAGACGGGATGGAACACACTCAAATTATTAATGTAGCTGTAGAATAACAACGAACAGGATTACTTTGTaagtacttttacatttttattttccaatTTTATAGTTGATATTGTTATGTCGTTAGTTCATATTTAAGCTAAATAGACCATTTAAACTCAGTATTTAAATACTTTGCCCATtggtcttatttatttattatcggTGAATTATGTTGAATGTTAAGGTAATAAGCCTGTAgtctacattatttttttaattttttaatttatttattttttaatcaggagAATCATTTCAAAAAACTCATTCGTTCACAGgggcattataaaagtataaggaCATTTCCTGGACAGACTTTGGAGTTACATTGGCACATGGCAGTTATTGAAAGCTGCTATGAACACGACAGTCTTCAGTAAGTTTGATCAGCTGAGCTTTGAGGATAGCGGACAGAATGTGGAGAGAACCAGCAGAAGCTATTTAGAGGTGATTGAAGGACAGCATTCAGATTTACTGACGAGCCATAAAGTGATGGGTGGCACCGAAGCTGTCAAACACAGGAGAAATGGGTATGTATGAGACAAAATGACCGTGCATGAAACGGTCTAAATGTGACTGAATGTGATTCACTATGAGTTAATGCAGCGTAGCCAATGGAGGCAGACTTTTTCCGTATTCTACCACCCTatatgttttatgtaatattcGGGAACAGTGTTGATTTACAATTTTCATATcggaagtatttaaaaaaaattccttgtTGAGAAAAAATCCCGTATGTGctggtttggtttttattttgaaacatgGCAACTGGTTTGAGTTTGGTTTGcggttttcttttttagttttttttttaactgggttATCTCTGCTGTACATGTAGTGTAACAAACCTGTTTTATTCAGATGGCTGATAATGAGAAGCAGAATGAAGAGGATTATTGAATATTGGCTGTAAAGTGGTGTTTGAAAGTACATTGTTGTTAATCCTTTAATTAACAGGAAAGCAGTATAGTACATTAATACTGTACAAATTTATATTGCTTAAAGGATACTGTCATGTGGAAATGACAGAGATGTGAACCTCAAACCAATACAGTATAAGTAAAGTCATTGGGTTATATATTTTGACCTACATCATACGTGGAAAGATACAGCAGGGATGTTACTTGGTCCACAGTGACATCTGCTGATTGTCTTGGTGCTGGATATCCACATCTTCTAATTGGACATCaacaattttatttcagctggttTATTCATTTGAGTTGCAGTGGTCTGCACTTTGTTTACAGTATCATTGGCTTCTATTACCACTCATGTAAAATGTTTCGGTTATGCACTGACAGTACAATAATGTAGTGTGGTGAGTGGATGCTTTGTAAATGGTCTGTCAAAACTAAAGCAATGAAAAAGCAATTGTCTCTGCCATTAAAAGTCTTTTTTATAAGGTAATTTTGCACAAAGGATTTCAAAGAATCCTTATAAAGTCAGCAAAGTAACAGAGGGAAAAGGGGATTTGTTAAGCGATAGCAGCTTGCAGTAAATGACTAATGACATATATTCCATTAAATGAACAATCAtgctttaatttataattaattgtatGCAACAGACATTGCCATTTGCAAATCTGGAATATAAAATGACAGTTTTGCCTCTGTGTGTTGTTTTACTTGATCAGTGTAGGGAAGGTGCGGCACAAACGCCAGGCCCTGCAGGACATGGCTCGACCGCTGAAGCAATGGCTCTATAAGCACAGAGACAACCCTTACCCCACCAAGACTGAGAAGATACTGCTGGCCCTGGGCTCCCACATGACCCTGGTTCAGGTGAGGTCAGAACAAACACTGACTCTGAAGGAGACTCATACTTTGGTCAGATCTGGATGGCACATAAATAAAAACAGGGATTTACAGCATGTAGAAGTACAGATGTGAAAAAAGTGGTAGCAGGTCTGTTCTGATATAAAACAATGCTGTCAATGTCCTGTCAAGATAATGTCGTTATAATAATTGTGCACGTTGTTAGGTCTATGCAGTTCATGCTTATTTTAAGGATATTTGTGTCTATTCTGTTTATGATAAACAATTGTAGTATTGGAGTTACCTGTTGAATTTTTGCACGTCTTACATGAAGGATTTGTTTAGATTGTTTAGACTGGATTTCAAAAACTCTGACTTGGCTAATATAAAAATACCAATCTCTTCCCTATTGTTCTTTGCATCTGTGTTTTGGATCGTTGTGTTGCATGAACTATAATTTGTATAGTTTTAGATAACAGACAGATGTACTGATGCTCTACTGTATAATGTCTTGGTACAACTTGAAATTTATTCATCCTTCTGATTGTAAACTTTCCAGGCCCAGAGACATCAAAACACCCCCCACAATATCATATTCCCAGCATCATTTTTCACAACTGGGATGAGTTTATGATGTTGGCATGTACAAACATATGGCTGCGTAGAACTGGCCAAAAAATGTAACCTTTGACTTATCTGTCCACAAACTATTGTTCCAGTGTGGGATATTCTTAAGGACAGGCACCACATACTTAGGAGATGGTTTAGTGCTTCCCtctcattttttgtgtttttttctgatgGTAATTTTTCTGAAGTACACTAGCAATCTGCTGATGCCCACTCATTGGAGTAACAATCGTGTCGAATTTCTTCCATTTTTAAACCATCGTCCTGATTATGGATGGACGGAGGGCCAAGTCTGGAAATTCTTATGCAACCATTCCAGTCTTATGAACTTCAACGGGTCTCTTTCCGAGGTGTACTGAAATCTCTTCTGATTGAGGTTTATTACACATAAACAGAATCCTTTTGTAAAGAGTGGGGCCCTACTGTGTTTTTGGTACGTCAGCAGGTCAGTCGAAAAAATGCATTGAAACATCGGACTCTAGTATCCTTCAGGGTCACATACTTTTTCTATTGATGATcttaaaagtttacatttttggtCCAGTAATTTTATGGCGCTGAAACTGGTGCATGTGTTATGTGTTAAATTGCTCTGGTTTCTTTGTGCTGCTGAATGTCTCTCATCTTTTTAACTTCACTTCTGTTGTCCACAGATGCTTTGAATTGACTTGACCTGTAAATAAGTCTGTATATAATATTGTGACATGGATGGAAAATCTGATATCATTTCGAAATCACTTAAGCAGAAATCCAGATAATTTTGAtatgattcttaaaaaaaaaaaaaaaaaaaaaaaaaatgtatatatatatatatataaaatgtgtgtgtgtgtgtgtgtgtgtgtgtgtgtgtttatttataatatatatatatatatatatatatatatatatatatatatatatgtatgtgtgtgtgtgtgtacgtgtgtgtgcgtgtgtgtgtgtgtgtgtgtgtgtgtatatatatatatatatatatatatatatgtatgtgtgtgtgtgtgtgtgtacgtgtgtgtgcgtgtgtgtgtgtgtgtgtatatatatatatatatatatatatattagcaagaATTTACCCCCAAATCAGGCTGTTATCAACATACACAGATTTAAGCATTTATATTTCCTTCAGCTTATTTAAGTATTATTAACTTGCAAGATTGCtttctatcatttaaaaaaaaaaaaaaagattaaataaatccTGACAAAGCCAATGTCACAATTGCCAAACACTGTTTTGCCAAGCACAAACATCTATATTTACAGAGTAACTAGATTTATAGATGCTACATTGCTGCAGTGGATACTGCAGTTACATACAAGTGCATAATGCATATAACACCTTGCTGATTCATGTATTACATGTCATTGCTGCTCAATACTTCATCTGTAAATTTACTGTATGGATGCATCACTGGTGTAACAGGtaaaaagtttgtgaacccttctATTTGGTGTCGGGTCATATTGGTAGGGTAGAAATATTCCATTGTAAAACACAGACATAGAATATGTAATCAAACATaatgtgtatgtatttgtatgtgggtactataaataaataaataaaaatatattttatataattacaaataagaatctaaatatgtaaatatgcagACAAAAATCAACCACAACAGTCGGACTCTGAAGAGGGATACAGTGATTAAAAACAGCTAGCTCGACTGAAAACAAATAGACCTTGTACTGCATCATTTTTTAACTGTTCACTGAAACATTATACATGTCAATGCAAGCAAGATAGGCCAAAAGGTGTTCCTGATTGCGTTTGTATTTCTCAGGTCTCAAACTGGTTTGCGAATGCGAGACGTAGGCTAAAGAACACAGTTCGTCAGCCTGACTTGAGCTGGGCCCTACGCATAAAACTGTACAACAAATATGTACAAGGCAATGCTGAGAGACTCAGCATTAGCAGTGATGACACAACATCAGACGGTACGGATTTAGGGCATTTACATATTCTGTAGACATTCAGATGTATTCTGGCCTTTAATGACAAAATGCGTTAAATGTGCCAACACTAAAACTGagaaaaagtttaaaaatgattttctatctatttgtgttccacagatggGGAGAATCCTTTACAGATTCAGGCCAGTGAATCAGACTATAACAGGCCCATGCACAAGAGTGTTATTCAGGACAGCAGAGGCAAAGGGTTGGGGCGAAGTACAGACCCCTCAGTTTGTGATGATTATGTGTCTCCACCAAAATACAAGAACAGCTTGCTAAACCGCTATCTAAATGATTCCCTTCGGCATGTAATGGCCTCCGACAATGTTATGGACTCTCGGAAGAGGAACCACTCTGGATCATTTAGCTCCAATGAGTATGAGGATGATTTTCTCTCTCCATCATCAGAAGCTGAGGCAAACTTCACCTACCGTACTGGTAAGAGCTGCTACAAACtttcaagattcagaaatgtcatTTAAAGAGGATATTGTCAAGAGATGCTTGCCACTTTGTACTTCATCAGAGGTCTTCAAAACAGTGATTTTGCCCTTTTAGTAAAATGTTAGATTGAAAGAAACTATTTTAGTATGTAAGAGgtgaaagggatagttctccccaaattttgaaatgtcatttttaaattcatttcatgTCTTTGCAAAGCTGTATAACTTTCAAAAGAAATTTTGGGCCAGCATATTCTTTTAATGCACCATAAAGTTGGGCGATACAGCTCATGCTACTTAGGGCTGTTTTCTAGGCAAAGCTATTTTATGACTTTAGGGGACATAGAATGCACTACAGATATATGACAACTTTCACAAtacttacaggttttttttt includes:
- the LOC132154278 gene encoding homeobox protein Mohawk-like, producing MNTTVFSKFDQLSFEDSGQNVERTSRSYLEVIEGQHSDLLTSHKVMGGTEAVKHRRNGVGKVRHKRQALQDMARPLKQWLYKHRDNPYPTKTEKILLALGSHMTLVQVSNWFANARRRLKNTVRQPDLSWALRIKLYNKYVQGNAERLSISSDDTTSDDGENPLQIQASESDYNRPMHKSVIQDSRGKGLGRSTDPSVCDDYVSPPKYKNSLLNRYLNDSLRHVMASDNVMDSRKRNHSGSFSSNEYEDDFLSPSSEAEANFTYRTVTLDCGTNQRESGVRKIGGGGNNETYWKELHAAMALTNLAQGKESSTPGTTSCIIQKSSHIAEIKTVKVPIKPRH